Proteins encoded in a region of the Streptomyces akebiae genome:
- a CDS encoding M20/M25/M40 family metallo-hydrolase, translated as MTTQLERPVTTTGTTPAPAAAPDTRSATFSVPARPVLRPTGPLYVVKAGSATLDRGTIHKELADLVARGARVLLVAGGATGIERHYAAIDRPMPHLRLANGDVVRYCPPEEMTHLVDAYERVTLPAVERELRALGLSVFTSVAARGGLVSGRANRPLKAVSGAGRTLVVRDHRAGVPTAVDVDGLTALLEAYDVVCLSPPVADPAGGAPLNVDADVLAAVLTGALGADHLRLVTGTAGLLTDPAVPDSTLYDAYPGEGAKYAGGRMRQKVRAAEIAMTDSGADVAITGPHTMGVPSGWTRFWRTKEPAADLGLLTRVACVPSVSRDEAELSAYLAEWCRERGIDARVDEVGNLVATRGDGPRRLLLLGHLDTVPHHWPAEWRDGELWARGSVDAKGSLANFLEVLAHADIPEDAQLRVVGAVEEEISSSKGAFHVRDRYPADAVVIGEPSGSGTLTLGYFGLFKLRITASVASGHSAGMDAVSAPDHLIDVLARIRASVLAEAPDALSAVIDVRVESGRERSTAIGILNFRVPPKADVQALTAAALRHAADDVRVEVLRATPGHAGGRSSALVKVFTRAFAQAGIRPRFVVKKGTSDMNTLATTWHDVPMVAYGPGDSSLDHTDEERIDPMEYRTARTLLADAVHRWFALSDVPAPPALPDLPDLREGSRR; from the coding sequence ATGACGACCCAGCTGGAACGACCGGTGACGACAACAGGAACCACTCCGGCCCCGGCCGCCGCCCCCGACACGCGGTCCGCGACCTTCTCCGTCCCCGCCCGCCCCGTCCTCCGGCCCACCGGGCCCCTCTACGTCGTCAAGGCAGGCAGCGCCACTCTCGATCGCGGCACCATCCACAAGGAGCTCGCCGATCTGGTGGCCCGGGGTGCCCGGGTGCTGCTCGTGGCCGGTGGGGCCACCGGGATCGAACGGCACTACGCGGCGATCGACCGGCCGATGCCGCACCTGCGGCTGGCCAACGGGGACGTGGTGCGGTACTGCCCGCCGGAGGAGATGACGCACCTCGTCGACGCCTACGAGCGGGTGACGCTGCCGGCCGTGGAGCGGGAGCTGCGCGCGCTCGGGCTCAGCGTGTTCACCTCCGTCGCCGCGCGCGGCGGGCTCGTGAGCGGCAGGGCCAACCGGCCGCTCAAGGCGGTGTCCGGCGCGGGCCGGACCCTGGTCGTGCGCGACCACCGGGCCGGTGTGCCGACGGCCGTCGACGTCGACGGCCTGACCGCGCTGCTGGAGGCGTACGACGTCGTCTGTCTGTCGCCGCCGGTCGCCGACCCGGCGGGCGGCGCCCCGCTGAACGTGGACGCCGACGTGCTCGCCGCCGTCCTGACCGGCGCGCTCGGCGCGGACCACCTGCGGCTGGTCACCGGCACCGCCGGACTGCTGACCGACCCTGCCGTCCCCGACTCCACGCTCTACGACGCCTATCCGGGCGAGGGCGCGAAGTACGCGGGCGGCAGGATGCGGCAGAAGGTGCGGGCCGCCGAGATCGCCATGACGGACAGCGGCGCCGACGTCGCCATCACCGGTCCGCACACGATGGGCGTACCGTCCGGCTGGACCCGGTTCTGGCGTACGAAGGAACCGGCGGCCGACCTCGGGCTGCTCACCCGCGTCGCCTGTGTGCCGTCGGTGTCGCGGGACGAGGCCGAACTCTCCGCCTACCTGGCCGAGTGGTGCCGGGAGCGCGGCATCGACGCCCGGGTCGACGAGGTCGGCAACCTCGTCGCCACCCGGGGCGACGGCCCCCGGCGGCTGCTGCTCCTCGGCCACCTCGACACGGTCCCCCACCACTGGCCGGCCGAGTGGCGCGACGGCGAACTGTGGGCGCGGGGCAGTGTCGACGCCAAGGGCAGCCTGGCGAACTTCCTGGAGGTGCTCGCCCACGCGGACATCCCCGAGGACGCCCAGCTGCGCGTGGTCGGCGCGGTGGAGGAGGAGATCTCCTCCTCCAAGGGCGCCTTCCACGTCCGCGACCGGTACCCGGCCGACGCCGTCGTCATCGGCGAGCCCAGCGGCTCGGGGACCCTGACCCTCGGCTACTTCGGGCTGTTCAAGCTCCGGATCACGGCATCCGTGGCCAGCGGCCACTCCGCCGGGATGGACGCCGTGTCCGCGCCGGACCACCTGATCGACGTCCTCGCCCGGATCCGGGCGTCGGTGCTCGCCGAGGCGCCGGACGCGCTCAGCGCGGTCATCGACGTCCGCGTGGAGAGCGGGCGCGAGCGCTCCACCGCCATCGGGATCCTCAACTTCCGGGTGCCGCCCAAGGCCGATGTGCAGGCGCTCACGGCCGCCGCGCTGAGGCATGCCGCCGACGACGTCCGCGTCGAGGTGCTGCGGGCCACCCCCGGGCACGCCGGAGGCCGCTCCAGCGCGCTGGTGAAGGTCTTCACCCGGGCCTTCGCACAGGCCGGGATCAGGCCCCGCTTCGTGGTGAAGAAGGGCACGTCCGACATGAACACGCTGGCCACCACCTGGCACGACGTCCCGATGGTGGCGTACGGCCCCGGGGACTCCTCCCTGGACCACACCGACGAGGAACGCATCGACCCCATGGAGTACCGCACCGCCCGCACCCTGCTCGCCGACGCGGTCCACCGGTGGTTCGCCCTGTCCGACGTGCCCGCCCCGCCTGCCCTGCCCGATCTGCCCGACCTGCGCGAGGGGAGCCGGCGATGA
- a CDS encoding DegT/DnrJ/EryC1/StrS family aminotransferase → MITDFPNSPLPLPNPADLDDELAALGGAEIIPKALRRTLFPVITKEDVFNLMLAQRQAPEKVVADFAEAYRAYVGAGFALPTASGTSSLHMALVGAGVRPGDEVIVPAFTFIATAQAVVAAHAVPVFVDIDPVTYCMDPAAAAAAITERTRALMPVHVHGLPADVPALRALADRHGIALVEDASHAHSAKIGDRVAGSLGDAAGQSLMADKNFPLGGEGGIAFFAEEESYRRAVSYLARHGIDYGMSWVAAAFGSSQLKRLPYYDEIRARNAALLGDALRETGLFTPPHVPDGHVHAYNMYRLTLHPGAVGLDDLPVHAVKEAVHELLVAEGVPAREWQNTPIPCHLPFRHRDGFGNGYPFSLNPGAVRDHRPEDFPVTLGMLDSTLVLCRELRSPVEYERILRYADAFRKVARRPDAIRKLVQERDYVRPYEKAARLG, encoded by the coding sequence ATGATCACCGACTTCCCCAACTCGCCGCTGCCGCTGCCGAATCCGGCGGACCTCGACGACGAACTCGCCGCCCTGGGCGGCGCCGAGATCATCCCCAAGGCGCTCCGCCGCACGCTCTTCCCCGTCATCACCAAGGAAGACGTGTTCAACCTGATGCTCGCCCAGCGGCAGGCGCCCGAGAAGGTCGTCGCCGACTTCGCCGAGGCCTACCGGGCCTATGTGGGCGCCGGGTTCGCGCTGCCCACGGCCAGTGGTACCTCCAGCCTGCACATGGCGCTCGTCGGCGCCGGGGTGCGGCCCGGCGACGAGGTCATCGTGCCGGCGTTCACCTTCATCGCCACCGCGCAGGCCGTCGTCGCGGCCCACGCCGTGCCCGTGTTCGTCGACATCGACCCGGTCACCTACTGCATGGACCCGGCCGCCGCGGCCGCCGCGATCACCGAGCGGACCCGGGCGCTCATGCCCGTACACGTCCACGGGCTGCCCGCCGACGTCCCCGCGCTGCGCGCGCTCGCCGACCGGCACGGCATCGCCCTCGTCGAGGACGCCTCCCACGCCCACTCCGCGAAGATCGGCGACCGGGTCGCCGGCTCCCTCGGGGACGCGGCCGGGCAGAGCCTGATGGCCGACAAGAACTTCCCGTTGGGCGGGGAGGGGGGTATCGCCTTCTTCGCCGAGGAGGAGTCGTACCGGCGGGCCGTCTCCTATCTCGCCCGCCACGGCATCGACTACGGGATGTCCTGGGTCGCCGCCGCCTTCGGCAGCAGCCAGCTCAAGCGGCTGCCGTACTACGACGAGATCCGCGCCCGCAACGCGGCGCTGCTCGGGGACGCCCTGCGCGAGACGGGACTGTTCACGCCGCCGCACGTGCCGGACGGGCACGTCCACGCCTACAACATGTACCGGCTCACCCTGCACCCCGGGGCCGTCGGCCTCGACGACCTGCCGGTGCACGCCGTCAAGGAGGCCGTCCACGAGCTGCTGGTCGCGGAGGGCGTGCCGGCGCGCGAGTGGCAGAACACGCCGATCCCCTGCCACCTGCCCTTCCGGCACCGGGACGGGTTCGGGAACGGCTACCCCTTCAGCCTCAACCCCGGCGCCGTGCGCGACCACCGGCCGGAGGACTTCCCCGTCACCCTCGGCATGCTCGACTCGACCCTCGTCCTCTGCCGCGAGCTGCGCTCCCCGGTCGAGTACGAGCGGATCCTGCGCTACGCCGACGCCTTCCGCAAGGTCGCCCGCCGCCCCGACGCCATCCGCAAGCTGGTCCAGGAGCGCGACTACGTGCGGCCGTACGAGAAGGCGGCCCGCCTTGGCTGA
- the argC gene encoding N-acetyl-gamma-glutamyl-phosphate reductase: MADIGNTDHGNTNQKIRVAVVGASGYTGGEVIRLLLEHPHVELAFLSAERAAGAVIGSVHPWLRNHPKAGALRFRPLAELARTDPVDVAFCCLPTGALPERLPLIAAHAKRVLNLGGDFRLRAEDEVRAHYPKTAEHPPLEDFAYYVPELSGDVPEGRFVNLPGCMAVTTIYALYPLFAGAEPLATDRVVVDAKTGSTGGGRGSNEPPAERSGNFRVHKLYGHRHAPEVRQAIADFTGAAVDLRFSTHSLDVARGILVTAYAELRDGVTSLDVKRAYAKAYVGKPFVRVRPAPKAPQDFPMLKAVVGSNVAEVAIAVQGGQVVAVAALDNLIKGAAGQAVQAMNLMHGFDETSGLPTTAVSP; this comes from the coding sequence TTGGCTGACATCGGGAACACCGACCACGGGAACACGAACCAGAAGATCCGCGTCGCCGTCGTCGGCGCCAGCGGATACACCGGGGGCGAGGTCATCCGGCTGCTCCTCGAACACCCCCACGTCGAACTCGCCTTCCTGTCCGCCGAGCGGGCCGCCGGTGCCGTCATCGGCAGCGTGCACCCCTGGCTGCGCAACCATCCCAAGGCGGGCGCGCTGAGGTTCCGGCCGCTGGCCGAGCTGGCGCGGACCGACCCCGTCGACGTGGCCTTCTGCTGCCTGCCCACCGGAGCGCTGCCCGAGCGGCTGCCGCTGATCGCGGCGCACGCCAAGCGGGTGCTGAACCTGGGCGGCGACTTCCGACTGCGGGCCGAGGACGAGGTGCGGGCGCACTACCCGAAGACAGCCGAGCACCCGCCGCTGGAGGACTTCGCCTACTACGTACCGGAGTTGAGCGGCGACGTGCCGGAGGGGCGGTTCGTGAACCTGCCCGGCTGCATGGCCGTCACCACGATCTACGCCCTGTACCCGCTCTTCGCCGGCGCCGAGCCGCTGGCCACCGACCGGGTCGTCGTCGACGCGAAGACCGGCTCGACCGGCGGCGGCCGGGGCAGTAACGAGCCGCCCGCCGAGCGCAGCGGGAACTTCCGGGTGCACAAGCTGTACGGGCACCGGCACGCGCCCGAGGTCCGGCAGGCCATCGCCGACTTCACCGGTGCGGCCGTGGACCTCCGTTTCTCCACGCACAGCCTGGACGTGGCCCGGGGCATCCTCGTCACCGCCTACGCCGAACTCCGGGACGGCGTCACCTCGTTGGACGTCAAGCGGGCCTACGCCAAGGCGTACGTCGGCAAGCCGTTCGTCCGGGTCCGCCCGGCGCCGAAGGCCCCGCAGGACTTCCCGATGCTGAAGGCGGTCGTCGGCTCGAACGTCGCCGAGGTCGCCATCGCCGTCCAGGGCGGGCAAGTCGTCGCCGTCGCCGCCCTGGACAACCTGATCAAGGGCGCGGCGGGCCAGGCCGTCCAGGCGATGAACCTGATGCACGGCTTCGACGAGACCTCCGGCCTGCCGACCACGGCGGTGTCCCCATGA
- a CDS encoding PLP-dependent aminotransferase family protein, whose product MELFDTATVLTRVLTSGVVMSIEKSDRELPGLERLLTKKTRRSKAVLLNSRTGAIHAALAGQGIGHGDSVALAEPDAETAAFLAWLGVRVTSYDEPAAYDYLALDPANADRLGELAAGATAPALVVDLTGLGFGPAAAVLTDDPKLWARAERLKIFGAYDLRTMWTQEEADADLVPGVQFNYRLSPLVAACVRMALTQAAQPQTAQPQTAQPRLAATSGANQS is encoded by the coding sequence ATGGAACTGTTCGACACCGCCACCGTGCTCACCCGGGTTCTGACCTCGGGCGTGGTGATGAGTATCGAGAAGAGCGACCGGGAGTTGCCCGGTCTGGAACGGCTGTTGACGAAGAAGACGCGGCGGAGCAAAGCCGTGCTGCTCAACAGCCGGACGGGGGCGATCCACGCCGCGTTGGCCGGTCAGGGGATCGGCCACGGGGACAGCGTCGCCCTGGCGGAGCCGGACGCGGAGACCGCCGCGTTCCTGGCCTGGCTGGGCGTGCGCGTGACGTCGTACGACGAGCCCGCCGCGTACGACTACCTGGCGCTGGACCCGGCCAACGCCGACCGGCTCGGCGAGCTGGCCGCGGGGGCCACCGCGCCGGCGCTGGTCGTCGACCTGACCGGTCTCGGCTTCGGTCCGGCCGCCGCCGTGCTCACCGACGACCCGAAGCTCTGGGCCCGCGCCGAGCGGCTGAAGATCTTCGGCGCCTACGACCTGCGCACGATGTGGACGCAGGAGGAGGCGGACGCCGACCTCGTCCCCGGCGTGCAGTTCAACTACCGGCTCAGTCCGCTGGTCGCCGCCTGTGTGCGGATGGCCCTGACCCAGGCGGCACAACCCCAGACGGCACAGCCCCAGACGGCACAGCCCCGCCTCGCCGCGACTTCCGGAGCGAACCAGTCATGA
- a CDS encoding amidohydrolase family protein gives MSEAASGRTGTVTLHGVAVPALDPGALYDVTTENGVFTAFTPTGPRQGGEHELWPGYTETHAHVSLPANWDDTVEDPRIVALQYLYHGVTHVVDMFGFPLVADAWAAGREASPWPYPEIAHCGYAVTATTDAAGRTGHGVEFPAPVHMLAVESDLDHALRANAERGGTFLKVMFTDGTEQPGSPVRFSRLSEKVLRFTARMARERGVTAVIDCNTLQETRWAYECGFRLFAHTVRDRTLDDIDWKEFEGARFVSTLAGLRPMIMTGEEFLTEYSREGFAETQDVRNLDFVKGIEKPYGIEYGVQETRTAALADMRRNALAALGRGDLLVGTDSGNTGAYHGYSLLSELDLLRGDDTALDGMLRHQATVGGRRYFEELSGDTTGAHPLRAGAPATYNLLHPCAPDRPLSALPVRTVVRGTEIDRPALAREIADLRARIATTDLKGTAA, from the coding sequence ATGAGCGAGGCCGCATCCGGCCGCACGGGGACGGTCACCCTGCACGGGGTGGCCGTCCCGGCCCTCGACCCCGGGGCGCTGTACGACGTCACCACGGAGAACGGCGTCTTCACGGCCTTCACGCCGACCGGCCCCCGGCAGGGCGGCGAGCACGAGCTCTGGCCCGGCTACACCGAGACCCACGCCCATGTCTCGCTCCCCGCGAACTGGGACGACACGGTCGAGGACCCCCGGATCGTGGCCCTCCAGTACCTGTACCACGGTGTCACCCACGTCGTGGACATGTTCGGTTTCCCGCTGGTCGCCGACGCCTGGGCGGCCGGCCGCGAGGCCTCCCCGTGGCCGTACCCGGAGATCGCGCACTGCGGCTACGCGGTGACGGCCACGACCGACGCGGCGGGCCGCACCGGCCACGGCGTCGAGTTCCCGGCCCCGGTGCACATGCTGGCCGTCGAGTCCGACCTCGACCACGCCCTGCGCGCCAACGCCGAACGCGGCGGCACCTTCCTGAAGGTGATGTTCACCGACGGCACCGAACAGCCCGGCAGCCCGGTCCGCTTCTCCCGCCTGTCCGAGAAGGTCCTGCGCTTCACCGCCCGCATGGCGCGGGAACGCGGTGTCACCGCGGTCATCGACTGCAACACCCTCCAGGAGACCCGCTGGGCGTACGAGTGCGGCTTCCGCCTCTTCGCCCACACCGTGCGCGACCGCACCCTCGACGACATCGACTGGAAGGAGTTCGAGGGGGCGCGCTTCGTGTCCACCCTGGCCGGCCTCCGCCCGATGATCATGACGGGCGAGGAGTTCCTGACCGAATACTCCCGCGAGGGCTTCGCCGAGACCCAGGACGTCCGCAACCTCGACTTCGTCAAGGGCATCGAGAAGCCGTACGGCATCGAGTACGGCGTCCAGGAGACCCGCACCGCCGCCCTCGCCGACATGCGCCGCAACGCCCTCGCGGCCCTGGGCCGGGGCGACCTGCTGGTCGGCACCGACTCCGGCAACACCGGCGCGTACCACGGCTACTCCCTGCTCAGCGAGCTGGACCTGCTGCGCGGCGACGACACCGCACTGGACGGGATGCTGCGCCACCAGGCCACGGTCGGCGGCCGCCGTTACTTCGAGGAACTCAGCGGCGACACCACGGGCGCGCACCCCCTGCGGGCCGGCGCCCCCGCCACGTACAACCTCCTCCACCCCTGCGCCCCCGACCGCCCGCTGTCGGCCCTGCCCGTCCGCACGGTCGTCCGGGGCACGGAGATCGACCGCCCGGCGCTGGCCCGCGAGATAGCGGATCTCCGCGCGCGCATCGCCACCACCGACCTGAAGGGAACGGCCGCGTGA
- a CDS encoding RimK family alpha-L-glutamate ligase gives MTTADQVLLSVTMLRPEEKLLLGALRAEGLTARPLLMEDLAEVVAGRTGGGPPALAVIRNLSHRDAISVSRRLEYAGVTTLNRSSVIEACNDKGLQSLLFARHGIPHPVTRHAFSYDQVRSAVDELGMPAVVKPVSGSWGRGVTKMANAECVEAWAGGRESADAGGKLFPVVVQEYVDKPGHDLRVVVVGRTPVVAIQRVSEDWRTNTHLGARVQRVEVTAEIDKLCQQVVDVLGPGFYGVDLVEDRVAGELLVLEVNANPEFAKSSAEHGVDVAGLYAAYVAEQVASPAAVAAV, from the coding sequence GTGACGACCGCCGATCAGGTCCTGCTCTCGGTGACGATGCTGCGGCCCGAGGAGAAGCTGCTCCTCGGGGCGCTGCGGGCCGAGGGGCTGACGGCTCGGCCGTTGCTGATGGAGGATCTGGCGGAGGTCGTGGCGGGCCGCACCGGCGGTGGCCCGCCCGCTCTCGCCGTGATCCGCAACCTGTCCCACCGGGACGCGATCAGTGTCTCCCGGCGGCTGGAGTACGCCGGGGTGACCACCCTCAACCGGTCCTCCGTCATCGAGGCCTGCAACGACAAGGGGCTGCAGTCGCTGCTGTTCGCCCGCCACGGCATTCCGCACCCGGTCACCCGGCACGCCTTCAGCTACGACCAAGTGCGTTCCGCCGTGGACGAGTTGGGGATGCCGGCCGTCGTCAAACCGGTGAGCGGCTCGTGGGGGCGGGGCGTCACCAAAATGGCCAACGCCGAGTGTGTCGAGGCGTGGGCCGGAGGACGGGAGTCCGCGGACGCGGGCGGGAAGCTGTTCCCCGTGGTCGTCCAGGAGTACGTCGACAAGCCCGGGCACGATCTGCGGGTCGTGGTGGTGGGGCGGACGCCCGTGGTGGCGATCCAGCGGGTGTCGGAGGACTGGCGGACCAACACGCATCTGGGGGCGCGGGTTCAGCGGGTCGAGGTGACCGCCGAGATCGACAAGCTGTGTCAGCAGGTGGTCGATGTGCTGGGGCCCGGGTTCTACGGGGTGGACCTGGTGGAGGACCGGGTGGCCGGGGAGCTGCTCGTGCTCGAGGTCAACGCCAATCCGGAGTTCGCCAAGTCGTCGGCGGAGCACGGGGTGGATGTGGCGGGGTTGTACGCGGCGTATGTGGCCGAGCAGGTGGCGTCGCCGGCGGCCGTCGCCGCCGTCTAG
- a CDS encoding transketolase family protein, with product MSPTATTAPERPMPDTDERPVTLSGRDAYRDELTRLAAFDDTIVCLEADLGGKGHPFQAAHPERFFNLGIAEGAMVDMAAGLAAGGHKPFVSTFAPFAALRAAESLKLTLGYLAAGVTVVAPYAGVSGAWFGTTHHCLEDLAILRSVPGVTIAAPYGDAEMRAVVREAVRSGRPHYIRTGRNATYESLPMHGAELPLVNWEFSAADPGAVCLVSVGEEGTRLALAARRTVPGTSHAHLVYLDHENLTPAAAELARHHSRFVVVEEHRGQGGIAEALALLLPECLVTSVSAGRGWPSQGGDHEEVMAALGLDLPAVLDALDRAAD from the coding sequence ATGAGCCCGACGGCAACCACCGCGCCCGAGCGGCCGATGCCCGACACCGACGAGCGGCCGGTGACCCTCTCCGGCCGCGACGCCTACCGGGACGAGCTGACCCGGCTCGCCGCCTTCGACGACACGATCGTCTGCCTGGAGGCGGATCTGGGCGGCAAGGGACACCCCTTCCAGGCCGCCCACCCGGAGCGTTTCTTCAACCTCGGGATCGCCGAGGGCGCGATGGTCGACATGGCGGCGGGGCTCGCGGCCGGCGGCCACAAGCCGTTCGTCAGCACCTTCGCCCCGTTCGCCGCCCTGCGCGCCGCCGAGAGCCTGAAGCTGACGCTCGGCTATCTGGCCGCCGGTGTCACGGTCGTCGCGCCCTACGCCGGCGTCTCCGGCGCCTGGTTCGGGACCACCCACCACTGCCTGGAGGACCTGGCGATCCTGCGCAGCGTGCCGGGCGTGACCATCGCGGCGCCCTACGGCGACGCCGAGATGCGCGCGGTGGTCCGGGAGGCGGTCCGCTCCGGACGCCCGCACTACATCCGCACGGGACGCAACGCGACGTACGAGTCCCTGCCGATGCACGGTGCCGAACTCCCGCTCGTGAACTGGGAGTTCAGCGCCGCCGACCCCGGCGCCGTCTGCCTCGTCTCCGTCGGCGAGGAGGGCACCCGCCTCGCCCTCGCCGCCCGGCGGACCGTGCCCGGCACCTCCCACGCGCACCTCGTCTACCTGGACCACGAGAACCTGACGCCCGCCGCCGCCGAACTCGCCCGCCACCACTCCCGGTTCGTGGTCGTCGAGGAGCACCGGGGCCAGGGCGGCATCGCGGAGGCACTCGCGCTGCTGCTCCCGGAGTGCCTGGTCACCTCCGTGAGCGCCGGCCGCGGCTGGCCCTCCCAGGGCGGCGACCACGAGGAGGTCATGGCCGCGCTGGGCCTGGACCTGCCCGCCGTCCTGGACGCGCTGGACCGCGCCGCCGACTGA
- a CDS encoding ATP-grasp domain-containing protein — protein MHILMIECNPNGMAGIANALDLGHDVTLVSVDPDFYLAVSPLTEAAYAHPNCQVIKSEKAFSIEELTALAREVHAERPVHGVTTYSEYHTVHTAAVAEALGLPGMSVDGARNARHKHLTRLTLDGTGIRQPRFAHVSDMTKVEAAVREVGFPCVVKPSDGTASLHVLHLKDEDDLTAYLAELAEVVDYGRGVVRIPDILIEEFVPGELISVESCVLGKGEVVNLGLTDRPLSGFPHFIEMGATYFTGHPLQDELFEMTTKVLNELGVDFGFIHTEFLLGPDGPVLCEVNGRLIGGIVPSLMQISSGVDAYLEVIRQALGERPELPFPGETIAGGHWFGSPVAGTVESIGFDGLKDLPGFHSALAYKKPGVEVSRLSKSNFDWIGHIIFTGADRDEVNKRNEEALDAIDLRLKVEVAR, from the coding sequence ATGCACATCCTCATGATCGAGTGCAACCCGAACGGCATGGCCGGTATCGCCAACGCCCTGGACCTCGGCCACGACGTCACCCTCGTCTCGGTCGACCCCGACTTCTACCTCGCCGTCTCGCCGCTCACCGAGGCCGCCTACGCGCACCCCAACTGCCAGGTCATCAAGAGCGAGAAGGCGTTCTCCATCGAGGAGCTGACGGCCCTGGCCCGCGAGGTCCACGCCGAGCGCCCGGTGCACGGCGTGACCACGTACAGCGAGTACCACACCGTCCACACCGCCGCCGTCGCCGAGGCGCTGGGCCTGCCCGGGATGAGCGTCGACGGCGCCCGCAACGCCCGCCACAAGCACCTCACCCGCCTCACCCTCGACGGCACGGGCATCCGGCAGCCGCGCTTCGCGCACGTCTCGGACATGACCAAGGTCGAGGCGGCCGTCCGCGAGGTCGGCTTCCCCTGCGTGGTGAAGCCGTCCGACGGCACCGCCAGCCTGCACGTCCTGCACCTGAAGGACGAGGACGACCTGACCGCGTACCTCGCCGAGCTGGCGGAGGTCGTCGACTACGGGCGCGGCGTCGTCCGTATCCCGGACATCCTGATCGAGGAGTTCGTCCCCGGCGAGCTGATCTCGGTCGAGTCGTGCGTGCTCGGCAAGGGCGAGGTCGTCAACCTCGGTCTGACCGACCGCCCGCTGAGCGGCTTCCCGCACTTCATCGAGATGGGCGCCACCTACTTCACCGGACACCCGCTCCAGGACGAGCTGTTCGAGATGACCACCAAGGTCCTGAACGAACTGGGCGTCGACTTCGGCTTCATCCACACCGAGTTCCTGCTCGGCCCCGACGGCCCGGTGCTGTGCGAGGTCAACGGCCGGCTCATCGGCGGCATCGTGCCGAGCCTGATGCAGATCAGCTCCGGCGTCGACGCCTACCTGGAGGTCATCCGCCAGGCCCTCGGCGAGCGCCCCGAACTGCCCTTCCCCGGCGAGACCATCGCGGGCGGCCACTGGTTCGGCTCCCCGGTCGCCGGCACGGTCGAGTCCATCGGCTTCGACGGCCTGAAGGACCTGCCCGGCTTCCACAGCGCCCTCGCCTACAAGAAGCCCGGCGTCGAGGTCAGCCGTCTCTCCAAGAGCAACTTCGACTGGATCGGCCACATCATCTTCACCGGCGCCGACCGCGACGAGGTCAACAAGCGCAACGAGGAGGCCCTGGACGCCATCGACCTGCGCCTGAAGGTCGAGGTGGCCCGATGA
- a CDS encoding 1-deoxy-D-xylulose-5-phosphate synthase N-terminal domain-containing protein — protein MSTAVLDGLRAGDGDPADPVTQAEPGAEVGPAAPVAPAAPAAPAVPPAPAVPAVSAAPVDAVVSAAPAVPTVPADLAVPADLTVPTVPAALAVPAAPADAVVSAAPTVPTVPTVPTVPTVPTVPTVPTVPTVPTVPTVPTVPAAPAAPAGPVAPAGLVAPADLVAILAERAVLARRLVVDMAASPRGCHLGGSLSVLDILIAALHRASAGDGTEVVLSKGHAAAGLYAALHVSGALPENPAPLYGLAGHPYTGHPGPKVPGVRFPTGSLGHGVPYAAGWALSQRLRGLHGLGIAVAGDGELQEGLVWETCQVAAAQELGNFVLVVDRNGGQNDGMVADISPLPRLAERFAAFGFDVTEVDGHDLGVLTALLAEDRTTARRPLAVVADTVKGKGVRAVEGKAACHYVTIDQARAAKWKRAIR, from the coding sequence ATGAGCACGGCGGTACTCGACGGACTCCGGGCCGGGGACGGCGACCCGGCCGATCCGGTGACCCAGGCCGAGCCGGGCGCCGAAGTGGGCCCTGCCGCGCCGGTCGCCCCGGCGGCCCCTGCCGCCCCGGCGGTCCCTCCCGCCCCGGCGGTCCCGGCGGTCTCTGCCGCCCCGGTGGACGCGGTGGTTTCTGCCGCGCCGGCGGTCCCGACGGTCCCGGCGGACCTGGCGGTCCCGGCGGACCTGACGGTCCCGACGGTCCCGGCGGCCCTGGCGGTCCCTGCCGCCCCGGCGGACGCGGTGGTTTCTGCCGCGCCGACGGTCCCGACGGTCCCGACGGTCCCGACGGTCCCGACGGTCCCGACGGTCCCGACGGTCCCGACGGTCCCGACGGTCCCGACGGTCCCGACGGTCCCGACGGTCCCGGCGGCTCCGGCGGCCCCGGCCGGCCCGGTGGCTCCGGCCGGCCTGGTGGCCCCGGCCGACCTGGTGGCCATCCTCGCCGAACGAGCCGTCCTGGCCCGCCGGTTGGTGGTCGACATGGCGGCGAGCCCGCGCGGCTGCCACCTCGGCGGCAGCCTCTCCGTCCTCGACATCCTGATCGCCGCCCTGCACCGGGCCTCCGCCGGCGACGGCACCGAGGTCGTCCTCAGCAAGGGCCACGCGGCCGCCGGGCTCTACGCGGCCCTGCACGTCAGCGGGGCCCTGCCCGAGAACCCCGCCCCGCTGTACGGCCTCGCCGGCCACCCCTACACCGGCCACCCCGGCCCCAAGGTGCCCGGCGTCCGCTTCCCCACCGGAAGCCTCGGCCACGGCGTCCCGTACGCCGCCGGCTGGGCGCTCTCGCAGCGGCTGCGGGGGCTCCACGGGCTCGGCATCGCGGTCGCCGGGGACGGCGAGCTGCAGGAGGGCCTGGTCTGGGAGACCTGCCAGGTCGCCGCCGCACAGGAGCTCGGCAACTTCGTCCTCGTCGTCGACCGCAACGGCGGCCAGAACGACGGCATGGTCGCCGACATCTCCCCGCTGCCCCGGCTCGCCGAGCGTTTCGCCGCGTTCGGGTTCGACGTCACCGAGGTGGACGGCCACGACCTGGGCGTCCTCACCGCCCTGCTGGCCGAGGACCGCACGACCGCCCGGCGCCCCCTCGCCGTCGTCGCCGACACCGTCAAGGGCAAGGGCGTGCGAGCCGTCGAGGGCAAGGCCGCCTGCCACTACGTGACCATCGACCAGGCGCGCGCCGCCAAGTGGAAGCGAGCGATCCGATGA